In Microbacterium laevaniformans, a single window of DNA contains:
- a CDS encoding cellulase family glycosylhydrolase — MRDRRRPLGIRRLMSIAALAVSAVLAVGAVAPLSAHAAADGWWHTSGSRIVAADGSTVTIKAANWFGLETPNCAPHGLWSITLDEGLAQIAAMGFNTVRLPYSNQCLAASTTSSIDASRNPDLVALTPLQLMDAVIAKARAHGLRVILDRHRIESSGQSELWYTSTYSEKRWIDDWVMLANRYRDDPTVVGADLHNEPHGSACWGCGDTSRDWWAAATRAGNAVLAANPRLLIIVEGVERQNDASTTWWGGGLKDAGAKPVVFATSNRVVYSPHEYPASVYGQSWFSAPNYPANLPSVWDANWGYLARTGSAPIFVGEFGTKLETTSDAQWLRALVSYLGTNGLSFGYWSFNPNSGDTGGLVADDWKTPQTAKLAALAPVLAGGSATPMPSPTASATRTPSPTPTPSPTPRTSPTPTSSPTPTPSPTPRTSPTPTSLPSPGSAPVSATWMLQSAWQDGYVAEFSVSASRAVAGWTISWSSPGATQVVNAWGMSCTVASGSIACTGKDWAGALAAGQSVRVGLQVAAASAPVSPRLTVAGKETRVR, encoded by the coding sequence ATGCGCGATCGTCGTCGTCCCCTCGGCATCCGCCGCCTCATGAGCATCGCGGCGCTCGCCGTCAGCGCGGTGCTGGCCGTCGGCGCCGTGGCCCCGCTGTCGGCGCACGCCGCTGCGGACGGGTGGTGGCACACCTCGGGCTCGCGCATCGTCGCCGCGGACGGAAGCACCGTCACCATCAAAGCGGCGAACTGGTTCGGGCTGGAGACTCCCAACTGCGCGCCGCACGGGCTGTGGTCGATCACCCTCGACGAGGGCCTCGCGCAGATCGCGGCCATGGGGTTCAACACGGTGCGACTGCCGTACTCGAACCAGTGCCTCGCGGCATCCACGACATCGTCCATCGACGCCTCGCGCAACCCCGACCTGGTCGCGCTGACGCCGTTGCAGCTGATGGATGCGGTCATCGCCAAGGCGCGCGCCCACGGGCTGCGCGTCATCCTCGACCGTCACCGCATCGAGTCGTCGGGCCAGTCCGAGCTCTGGTACACCTCGACCTACAGCGAGAAGCGCTGGATCGACGACTGGGTCATGCTCGCGAACCGCTACCGCGATGACCCGACGGTGGTCGGCGCCGACCTCCACAACGAGCCGCACGGTTCCGCCTGCTGGGGGTGCGGCGATACCTCCCGCGACTGGTGGGCGGCGGCGACGCGCGCCGGCAATGCCGTGCTCGCCGCCAACCCCCGACTGCTGATCATCGTCGAAGGCGTGGAGCGCCAGAACGATGCCAGCACGACCTGGTGGGGAGGCGGCCTGAAGGATGCCGGCGCCAAGCCCGTGGTGTTCGCGACATCGAACCGGGTCGTCTATTCGCCGCACGAGTATCCCGCCTCGGTGTACGGGCAGTCGTGGTTCTCGGCGCCGAACTACCCCGCCAACCTGCCGTCGGTCTGGGACGCGAACTGGGGATATCTGGCCCGCACCGGCTCCGCGCCGATCTTCGTCGGGGAGTTCGGCACGAAGCTCGAGACGACGAGTGACGCCCAATGGTTGAGGGCTCTGGTGTCCTACCTGGGGACGAACGGCCTGAGCTTCGGCTACTGGTCGTTCAACCCGAACAGCGGCGATACCGGCGGGCTCGTCGCGGACGACTGGAAGACGCCGCAGACAGCAAAGCTCGCCGCGCTCGCGCCGGTGCTCGCCGGCGGGTCCGCCACCCCGATGCCATCGCCGACCGCGTCCGCCACCCGGACACCGTCGCCCACGCCTACGCCGTCGCCCACGCCCAGGACGTCGCCCACGCCTACGTCGTCGCCCACGCCTACGCCGTCGCCCACGCCCAGGACGTCGCCCACGCCCACGTCCCTCCCGTCCCCGGGCTCCGCACCGGTTTCCGCCACCTGGATGCTGCAGAGCGCGTGGCAGGACGGCTATGTGGCGGAGTTCTCCGTCAGCGCTTCTCGCGCGGTCGCCGGTTGGACGATCTCCTGGTCCAGCCCGGGAGCGACGCAGGTGGTCAACGCCTGGGGCATGTCGTGTACGGTCGCCTCCGGCTCCATCGCCTGTACCGGAAAGGACTGGGCCGGCGCGCTCGCCGCCGGTCAGAGCGTGCGCGTCGGCCTGCAGGTCGCCGCGGCTTCCGCGCCGGTGAGTCCGCGCCTGACGGTGGCGGGGAAAGAGACCCGCGTTCGGTGA